One Gemmatimonadota bacterium DNA window includes the following coding sequences:
- a CDS encoding RNA polymerase sigma factor → MPDTHRSGELKGNAPEDRQEVFRRLFDAWHGRIYQTCYRLMGNPQEAEDITQDVFVRAMQAYDRFRGDADPGTWLYRIAVNQCLNVRRRKRRLQWLALDFWNEGADETAMLRDRSVEEDLQQADRERIVGQAIDALPERQRTALILSHFERMSYKAIAEAMDCTPSAVESLLHRAKTSLGRRLRPHLDEL, encoded by the coding sequence ATGCCCGATACCCATCGATCCGGTGAGCTCAAGGGGAATGCGCCGGAAGACAGGCAGGAGGTCTTTCGAAGGCTGTTCGATGCCTGGCATGGGCGCATCTACCAGACCTGCTACCGGCTCATGGGAAATCCACAGGAGGCGGAGGACATTACCCAGGATGTTTTCGTCCGGGCCATGCAGGCTTACGACCGGTTTCGCGGGGACGCCGATCCGGGGACCTGGCTCTACCGGATCGCCGTCAACCAGTGCCTCAACGTCCGGCGCCGGAAACGCCGGCTGCAGTGGCTCGCCCTGGATTTCTGGAACGAGGGCGCCGACGAGACGGCGATGCTCCGGGACCGGAGCGTCGAGGAAGACCTCCAGCAGGCGGACCGGGAACGCATCGTCGGGCAGGCGATCGATGCGTTACCCGAGCGGCAGCGTACCGCGCTGATCCTCTCCCATTTCGAGCGCATGTCCTACAAGGCTATCGCCGAAGCCATGGACTGTACCCCTTCCGCGGTGGAGTCCCTGCTGCACCGGGCCAAGACCAGCCTGGGCAGGCGGCTGCGGCCGCATCTGGACGAACTTTGA
- a CDS encoding phytanoyl-CoA dioxygenase family protein, with the protein MSAITDEQMAFFEDQGYLMVRGLLDPDEVLEPVIEEYGTVLDQLADELYLAGKIESRYEDLPFGERITKVWGESGVVHQQYFDFTLPQGNIKEDTPFWCGPAVFNVLTNPRLLDAVECFIGPEIYSNPVQHVRIKLPEHLTPVNPSTGRIQLGISPWHQDNGVVTEEADDTDMLTVWFSLKEATVEQGCLTVIPESHRDGLLHHCPDIWGLEIPEKVKDRSAAVPQPTRPGDVLFLHKHTCHSSLPNKSNEIRWSYDLRYNPIGQASGRGAFPGFVARSKASPERILTDPVAWNQMWVDARDALAGLPNPSFNRWSRDHELCA; encoded by the coding sequence ATGTCAGCCATTACCGACGAACAGATGGCCTTTTTCGAAGACCAGGGTTACCTGATGGTGCGGGGCCTGCTGGATCCGGACGAAGTACTCGAGCCCGTTATCGAGGAATACGGGACCGTGCTCGACCAGCTGGCGGATGAGCTTTACCTGGCGGGCAAGATCGAATCCAGGTACGAAGACCTGCCTTTTGGCGAGCGGATCACGAAAGTCTGGGGGGAAAGCGGCGTGGTCCACCAGCAGTATTTCGATTTCACGCTGCCTCAGGGCAACATAAAGGAAGATACGCCCTTCTGGTGCGGTCCCGCGGTGTTCAACGTCCTGACCAACCCGCGGCTGCTCGACGCCGTGGAATGCTTCATCGGTCCCGAGATCTACTCCAACCCGGTCCAGCACGTGCGCATCAAGCTGCCCGAGCATCTGACGCCGGTCAACCCCAGCACAGGCCGCATTCAGCTCGGCATATCGCCGTGGCACCAGGACAACGGCGTCGTCACGGAGGAGGCCGACGACACCGACATGCTGACGGTCTGGTTCTCGCTGAAGGAGGCGACGGTCGAACAGGGATGTCTCACCGTCATCCCCGAAAGCCACCGCGACGGCCTGCTCCACCACTGTCCCGATATCTGGGGCCTCGAAATCCCCGAGAAGGTGAAGGACCGGTCCGCCGCCGTTCCCCAGCCGACCAGGCCCGGCGACGTCCTGTTCCTGCACAAGCACACCTGCCACTCGTCGCTGCCCAACAAGAGCAACGAGATCCGGTGGAGCTACGACCTGCGGTACAACCCGATCGGCCAGGCCTCGGGGCGGGGCGCCTTCCCGGGATTCGTAGCCCGCAGCAAGGCCAGCCCGGAGCGGATCCTGACCGATCCCGTCGCGTGGAACCAGATGTGGGTGGATGCCAGGGACGCCCTCGCCGGTCTGCCCAACCCGTCCTTCAATCGCTGGAGCAGGGACCACGAGCTCTGCGCGTAG
- a CDS encoding sugar phosphate isomerase/epimerase — MRLCLDSFVPPLDRITKGTASWVRELGFDVIGVDLEPTVSVDVDECALIRKNLDEAGVSIGQGWSVGTPLVRPDATESAAQLRILRDRIPLAAALGCRVLLTEAGGMHPANPWFPHPENHGAAALERLIEALKEIGPYAAGHGVLIAPEMSLMTILSTVDRAMTLMEEVDHPGAGINFDPANILDPLSLYRSGDFIDDAFDRLGSRIVNVHAKDAAPRDVPLIVHLDEQPAGRGVLDYARLLRRAASLPDWTCVVVEHLTDYGEVAEVRRFLVETAATAGVHFE, encoded by the coding sequence ATGCGACTCTGCCTGGATAGTTTCGTCCCGCCCCTGGACCGGATCACGAAGGGGACCGCAAGCTGGGTCAGGGAGTTGGGTTTCGACGTCATCGGCGTGGACCTGGAGCCGACGGTATCCGTCGATGTGGACGAATGCGCGCTAATCAGGAAGAACCTGGACGAGGCAGGGGTTTCCATCGGCCAGGGGTGGAGTGTGGGTACCCCGCTGGTGCGGCCCGACGCCACCGAGTCTGCCGCCCAACTGCGCATCCTGCGGGACCGGATTCCCCTGGCCGCGGCCCTCGGCTGCCGCGTGCTTCTGACCGAGGCCGGCGGCATGCACCCGGCGAATCCATGGTTTCCCCATCCGGAGAATCACGGCGCGGCGGCGCTGGAGCGTCTTATCGAGGCATTGAAAGAGATCGGGCCGTACGCGGCCGGGCACGGGGTGCTTATCGCCCCGGAGATGTCCCTGATGACGATCCTGTCCACCGTGGACAGGGCGATGACGCTGATGGAGGAAGTCGACCACCCCGGTGCCGGCATCAACTTCGACCCTGCCAACATCCTGGATCCCCTGTCACTCTACAGGTCCGGCGATTTCATCGACGACGCCTTCGACCGCCTGGGAAGCCGGATCGTGAACGTCCACGCCAAGGATGCGGCGCCTCGAGACGTGCCGCTGATCGTCCATCTCGATGAGCAGCCTGCCGGTCGGGGCGTGCTGGACTACGCGCGCCTGCTGCGCCGTGCGGCGTCGCTGCCGGACTGGACGTGCGTGGTAGTCGAGCACCTGACCGACTACGGCGAGGTAGCGGAGGTCAGGCGGTTCCTGGTGGAGACAGCCGCGACAGCAGGCGTGCATTTCGAGTAA
- a CDS encoding class I SAM-dependent methyltransferase produces MSSKDFFDRVARDWDEMRESYYSDDVRAGALAAAGVRRGRIAADIGAGTGFISQGLIQAGLRVIAVDQSGVILNEMKRKFEDIDVIDYRIGSAEDLPISDETVDYAFANMCLHHVESPPGAIREMTRILKPGGKLVITDADEHEFEFLREEHHDRWLGFNRSDIKGWFEAAGLTDVGVDNVGSCCEVQSTCCDDFARIGIFVAAGEKQP; encoded by the coding sequence GTGAGCAGCAAGGACTTCTTCGACCGCGTCGCCCGGGACTGGGACGAGATGCGCGAAAGCTATTACTCCGATGACGTCAGGGCGGGCGCCCTGGCTGCCGCCGGGGTCCGTCGAGGCAGAATCGCCGCCGACATCGGCGCCGGCACGGGCTTTATCTCACAGGGTCTGATCCAGGCGGGATTACGGGTCATTGCGGTCGATCAGTCCGGGGTAATCCTGAACGAAATGAAGCGAAAATTCGAGGACATCGACGTGATCGACTATCGCATCGGGAGCGCGGAGGACCTGCCCATTTCCGACGAAACGGTCGACTATGCATTTGCCAACATGTGCCTCCACCACGTTGAATCCCCGCCGGGCGCCATCCGGGAAATGACCAGAATCCTGAAACCCGGGGGTAAACTCGTGATCACGGACGCGGACGAGCACGAATTCGAATTTCTGCGCGAAGAACACCACGACCGCTGGCTGGGGTTCAATAGATCTGATATAAAGGGATGGTTTGAGGCCGCGGGACTGACCGACGTAGGGGTCGACAACGTCGGATCCTGCTGCGAAGTGCAGTCGACTTGCTGCGACGATTTCGCCCGGATCGGGATATTCGTGGCCGCGGGTGAAAAACAGCCGTGA
- the nagB gene encoding glucosamine-6-phosphate deaminase, which yields MHPSTEHIPIVICPDHKALSKTVAREIVDYARSRAEQGQLAVLGLCTGSTPIDVYGELIAIHRGGVSFENVVTFNLDEYYPMSRQSTQSYHRYMRENLFDHVDIPDDQVFVPLGDLAPEEIEEHCDWYEERIRAVGGIGIQLLGVGRTGHIGFNEPGSLPDTRTRLIRLDEITRKDAASSFHGEENVPIEAVTMGVGTILDAERIILMATGEHKAPIVREAVEGEVSPLVAASYLQNHPNATVFTDPAASSELTRVKLPWLNNHAVDWTDQLSRRAVLWLCEQTDKPVLHLQRRDYNAHDLYSLVDTVPSVDELNRKTFDAVRAKIYGRQDLFTNRRCICFSPHPDDDVISMGGTLFRLAGVGNDITIAYMTSGNIAVFDEDVKRLIDFIGLTFRDLGCPHERFDGIVETVRSFLDGKQPGQIDLPEVQVIKTNIRRSEAIAAASTVNIPPEKTRFLDLPFYKTGQVKKNPVCEDDVGIVLKLLNEIRPEVVFVAGDLSDPHGTHRVCKEVIDQALAVYDRTKPDVWLYRGAWQEWEVDEADVFIPLSYEDLQRKIQAIFRHESQKDTAMFPGAYDDREFWERVQDRNTHTARRLDKLGFPQYYAMEAFVLERGEP from the coding sequence GTGCATCCCAGTACTGAACACATACCCATCGTAATCTGTCCGGACCACAAGGCACTGTCGAAGACGGTCGCACGCGAAATCGTCGATTACGCCAGGAGCCGCGCAGAGCAGGGTCAGTTGGCCGTGCTCGGCCTCTGCACGGGCTCCACGCCCATCGACGTATACGGTGAGCTCATCGCCATTCATCGCGGCGGCGTCAGCTTCGAGAACGTCGTCACGTTCAATCTCGACGAATACTACCCCATGTCGAGACAGTCGACTCAGAGCTATCACCGGTACATGCGGGAAAACCTCTTCGACCACGTCGACATACCGGACGACCAGGTCTTCGTTCCCCTGGGCGACCTGGCGCCGGAAGAAATCGAGGAACATTGCGACTGGTACGAGGAACGCATCCGTGCGGTGGGCGGCATCGGCATCCAGCTTCTGGGCGTCGGTCGGACGGGGCATATCGGTTTTAACGAACCCGGCTCGCTGCCCGACACCCGGACCCGCTTGATCCGGCTGGACGAGATTACGCGCAAGGACGCCGCCTCCAGTTTCCACGGTGAGGAGAACGTGCCCATCGAGGCCGTGACCATGGGCGTCGGCACCATCCTCGACGCGGAGCGTATCATCCTCATGGCCACGGGGGAGCACAAGGCCCCCATCGTCCGGGAGGCCGTCGAAGGCGAGGTGAGTCCCCTCGTGGCGGCCAGCTATCTGCAGAACCATCCGAACGCCACGGTCTTCACCGATCCGGCCGCATCGAGCGAACTTACCCGCGTCAAGCTGCCCTGGCTGAACAACCACGCGGTGGACTGGACCGACCAGCTTTCGCGGCGTGCCGTGCTATGGCTGTGCGAGCAGACGGACAAGCCGGTGCTGCACCTGCAGCGGCGGGATTACAACGCCCACGACCTGTACTCCCTGGTCGACACCGTCCCGTCCGTCGACGAGCTGAACCGGAAGACCTTCGACGCGGTCCGCGCCAAGATATACGGACGCCAGGACCTGTTCACCAACAGGCGGTGCATCTGCTTTTCGCCCCACCCGGACGACGACGTCATCTCCATGGGCGGCACGCTGTTCCGCCTGGCCGGCGTCGGCAACGACATCACCATCGCCTACATGACCAGCGGCAACATCGCCGTCTTCGACGAGGACGTGAAACGGCTCATCGACTTCATCGGGCTGACCTTCCGCGACCTGGGATGTCCCCACGAAAGGTTCGACGGCATCGTGGAAACGGTCCGGTCCTTCCTCGACGGGAAACAGCCCGGCCAGATCGACCTCCCCGAGGTGCAGGTCATCAAGACCAACATCCGCCGGTCCGAGGCCATCGCGGCGGCGTCGACCGTGAACATCCCGCCGGAGAAGACCCGGTTCCTGGACCTGCCCTTCTACAAGACCGGCCAGGTGAAGAAAAACCCCGTCTGCGAAGACGACGTCGGCATCGTCCTGAAGCTGCTGAACGAAATCCGCCCGGAGGTCGTCTTCGTCGCCGGAGACCTGTCCGACCCCCACGGCACCCACCGCGTGTGCAAGGAAGTCATCGACCAGGCGCTCGCCGTCTACGACCGGACGAAGCCGGACGTGTGGCTTTACCGTGGCGCCTGGCAGGAGTGGGAAGTGGACGAGGCGGACGTCTTCATCCCCCTTTCCTATGAAGACCTCCAGCGCAAGATCCAGGCCATCTTCCGCCACGAGTCCCAGAAAGACACCGCCATGTTCCCGGGCGCGTACGACGACCGGGAGTTCTGGGAGCGCGTGCAGGACCGAAATACCCACACGGCCCGGCGCCTGGACAAACTGGGTTTTCCCCAGTACTACGCCATGGAAGCCTTCGTCCTGGAACGCGGCGAGCCGTAA
- a CDS encoding 2-dehydropantoate 2-reductase, producing the protein MRIAVFGTGGVGGYYGGRLAEAGEDVVFIARGPHLEALRENGLRVESTKGDFTLPSIQVTGDPEEAGDVDVVMLCVKCWQVPEAVEGLRPLLGPDTCILPMENGVETPEQLAAEFGWRHVLGGVCGIVSFIAEPGLIRHVAYEPFVNFGEWDNRSSERVDRLRQAFERAKGLIVDTPADIQAAMWRKYILIASWSGIGGVTRAPIGVVRSQPGTRRLLETAMEEIHQVATALGVRLPDDIVARTLAILDSVEYGGTASMQRDIMEGRFSELEAQTGALVRMGKEAGVATPVNDFIYHALRPMELRTRGQVSFEAP; encoded by the coding sequence GTGCGCATAGCGGTATTTGGTACTGGTGGCGTAGGTGGTTATTACGGGGGGCGACTCGCCGAGGCAGGGGAAGACGTCGTCTTCATCGCACGCGGTCCGCATCTGGAAGCGTTGCGCGAAAACGGCCTTCGCGTGGAAAGTACGAAGGGCGATTTTACGCTGCCCTCGATCCAGGTCACCGGTGACCCTGAGGAAGCCGGCGACGTGGACGTGGTTATGCTCTGCGTCAAGTGCTGGCAGGTACCTGAGGCCGTCGAGGGACTGCGTCCCCTTCTCGGACCGGACACCTGTATTCTGCCCATGGAAAACGGCGTGGAGACGCCGGAGCAACTTGCCGCTGAGTTCGGCTGGCGCCATGTGCTTGGCGGGGTCTGCGGAATCGTCTCCTTCATCGCCGAACCGGGACTCATCCGACACGTGGCCTATGAACCTTTCGTCAACTTCGGCGAATGGGACAACCGCTCGAGTGAACGGGTAGACCGGCTGCGCCAGGCTTTTGAGCGCGCCAAGGGACTTATTGTAGACACGCCGGCAGACATTCAGGCCGCCATGTGGCGCAAGTACATCCTCATCGCTTCGTGGAGCGGGATCGGCGGCGTAACCCGCGCGCCGATTGGCGTCGTCCGAAGCCAGCCTGGTACGCGCAGGCTCCTCGAGACGGCCATGGAAGAGATTCACCAGGTGGCCACCGCCCTGGGCGTCAGGCTTCCGGACGACATCGTAGCCCGGACCCTGGCCATCCTGGACAGCGTCGAATACGGCGGCACAGCCTCCATGCAGCGGGATATCATGGAAGGACGATTCTCCGAGCTGGAGGCACAGACCGGCGCGCTGGTCCGCATGGGAAAGGAAGCGGGCGTGGCCACACCGGTAAACGATTTCATCTACCACGCGCTGCGGCCCATGGAACTCCGCACCCGGGGACAGGTATCCTTCGAGGCCCCCTGA
- a CDS encoding homocysteine S-methyltransferase family protein encodes MKPFIERLAEDRPLLYDGGFGTELFSRGIELANSALANELYPDIVRDVHFDYIEAGSEAIGTNTFVASHPHLEMAGKDASESVGLIRRSVEHARAAIERSGREVYLAGSIGPLPGAIEADSGDTEFGIANSIARDAHARVGTALAEGGVDFFCVETMFSANEAALAVNELRQFGLPIAVNQTYKYTKDRATGEVIYKTDWGHSAADLLEILAGGAQSDGHDLLGHVKIVGLNCGAESRRDEHTGMPYAINGIGQLKRALDARRDAPKRMMAYPNAGKARLDEQHRTYYANTPEEMAAFVPDLLEAGAYFIGGCCGTGVAHIRAFRAAMDRVAA; translated from the coding sequence ATGAAACCATTTATCGAACGCCTGGCGGAGGACCGCCCCCTCCTTTACGACGGAGGCTTCGGCACCGAGCTCTTCTCCCGCGGCATCGAACTGGCCAACAGCGCGCTGGCCAACGAACTGTATCCCGACATTGTCAGGGACGTCCATTTCGACTATATTGAAGCAGGTTCGGAAGCGATCGGAACGAATACCTTCGTGGCGTCGCATCCCCATCTGGAAATGGCAGGGAAGGACGCCTCCGAGTCCGTCGGGCTGATCCGGCGGTCCGTGGAACACGCCCGTGCCGCGATCGAACGAAGCGGCAGGGAGGTGTACCTCGCAGGATCCATCGGTCCGCTGCCGGGCGCCATCGAGGCCGACAGCGGCGACACCGAATTCGGCATCGCGAACAGCATCGCCCGGGACGCCCACGCGCGTGTGGGCACGGCGTTGGCCGAAGGCGGCGTGGATTTCTTCTGCGTCGAGACCATGTTTTCCGCCAACGAGGCGGCCCTGGCCGTGAACGAGTTGAGGCAATTCGGTCTTCCCATTGCGGTGAACCAGACGTACAAGTACACGAAGGACCGGGCCACGGGCGAGGTCATCTACAAGACGGACTGGGGCCACTCGGCGGCCGATCTTCTCGAGATCCTCGCGGGCGGCGCGCAGTCCGATGGGCACGACTTGCTCGGGCACGTGAAGATCGTCGGCCTGAACTGCGGCGCGGAGTCTCGGCGCGACGAGCACACGGGAATGCCCTACGCCATAAACGGCATCGGCCAGTTGAAGCGCGCCTTGGACGCCCGACGGGATGCGCCGAAACGGATGATGGCCTACCCGAACGCGGGGAAGGCGCGGCTGGACGAGCAGCACCGGACCTATTACGCGAATACGCCGGAGGAAATGGCGGCTTTCGTGCCGGACCTCCTCGAGGCCGGCGCCTACTTCATCGGCGGGTGCTGCGGCACAGGCGTCGCCCACATCCGGGCCTTTCGCGCGGCGATGGACCGGGTTGCGGCGTGA
- a CDS encoding virulence factor, producing MAVYQVLYWRDIPAQVRVYGGRRPLSRQMPDWFQQEIDRVAMRDGLTGTDAYLDEWHWSERQEWPGEEEEADAVAAAILKQLEEVYDKG from the coding sequence ATGGCGGTGTACCAGGTATTGTACTGGCGGGACATCCCGGCGCAGGTGCGCGTCTACGGCGGCCGGCGTCCCCTTTCCCGCCAGATGCCCGACTGGTTCCAGCAGGAGATCGACCGGGTGGCCATGCGGGACGGACTCACCGGTACCGACGCCTACCTGGACGAGTGGCACTGGTCCGAGAGGCAGGAATGGCCGGGAGAGGAAGAAGAGGCAGACGCGGTCGCGGCAGCCATATTGAAGCAACTCGAAGAAGTGTACGACAAGGGATAG
- a CDS encoding MtaA/CmuA family methyltransferase, with the protein MSDEIIKPMKGRDRVLAALQGEPVDRTPVCNPTSVATVELMDLVDAPFPDANRDPELMARLAATSYTELGFDTIMPVFTIIQESSALGCKIQWEQKDNWPTVKMREPIWTDVDDIKIPSDYLTHRDTKCVLDAIRMLKKEYGDEVAVIGKTMGPWSLGYHCFGVEPFLLMSLDDPGRTHLALDRMKEATVEFGIAQIEAGADALTLPDHATGDLVSGEYYRRFLRDLHIELAERISIPLIMHICGRTVDRMGYIAETGFAAFHYDSKNKPEESMEAVDGKIALVGNINNPETLFARGPEEVGQEVCQNLEHGIHMVGPECAVPLQASVENLKAIPQAVKDWHKAHAA; encoded by the coding sequence ATGAGCGACGAGATCATCAAGCCGATGAAGGGCCGGGACCGGGTACTGGCCGCCCTGCAGGGTGAGCCCGTGGATCGTACGCCCGTGTGCAATCCGACGTCCGTCGCCACGGTGGAACTGATGGATCTCGTCGACGCGCCCTTTCCGGACGCCAACCGGGACCCGGAACTCATGGCCCGTCTGGCGGCCACGAGCTACACGGAACTCGGATTCGACACCATCATGCCGGTCTTCACCATCATCCAGGAGTCCTCCGCGCTGGGTTGCAAGATCCAGTGGGAGCAGAAGGACAACTGGCCTACGGTCAAGATGAGGGAACCCATCTGGACCGACGTGGACGACATCAAAATCCCATCGGATTACCTGACGCACCGGGACACGAAATGCGTCCTGGACGCCATCAGGATGCTCAAGAAGGAATATGGCGACGAGGTGGCGGTCATCGGGAAGACCATGGGCCCCTGGTCCCTGGGATACCACTGTTTCGGCGTGGAACCCTTCCTGCTCATGTCCCTTGACGACCCGGGCAGGACGCATCTCGCCCTGGACCGCATGAAGGAGGCCACGGTGGAATTCGGCATCGCGCAGATCGAGGCCGGGGCGGACGCCCTGACCCTGCCCGACCACGCCACCGGCGACCTGGTGAGCGGCGAATACTACCGCCGGTTCCTGCGGGACCTGCACATCGAGCTGGCCGAACGGATTTCCATCCCGCTGATCATGCACATCTGCGGGCGTACCGTGGACCGCATGGGCTATATCGCGGAGACCGGGTTCGCGGCCTTTCACTACGATTCGAAGAACAAGCCCGAGGAATCCATGGAGGCGGTCGACGGCAAGATCGCCCTCGTGGGCAACATCAATAATCCCGAGACGCTTTTCGCACGGGGTCCCGAAGAAGTGGGCCAGGAAGTCTGCCAGAACCTGGAACACGGTATTCATATGGTTGGACCGGAATGCGCGGTTCCCCTGCAAGCGTCCGTCGAGAACCTGAAGGCGATCCCGCAGGCGGTGAAGGACTGGCACAAGGCTCACGCGGCTTAG
- a CDS encoding corrinoid protein gives MAELNDIANDFLKDEIEEFIERPNERSRIIDAFARATPAMQAISAALIDGDNGTVDTLTRAALDDGIEALEVMDDGLINGMSVVGIKFRENFIFVPEVLACARAMKAGMAHIEPILSASGIEPVGTVIMGTVKGDLHDIGKNLCIMMLRGAGFVVHDLGVDTSEDEFMDAVEEHEAPLLGMSALLTTTMPNMGKTIDAFIDNDMREDVKIMVGGASVTQEFADDMGADGTAEDAVGCVELAQRLLEELKQEQEA, from the coding sequence ATGGCAGAACTAAACGATATAGCCAATGACTTTCTGAAAGACGAAATAGAAGAGTTCATCGAAAGACCCAACGAGCGATCGCGGATCATCGACGCTTTCGCCCGGGCGACTCCCGCCATGCAGGCGATCTCCGCGGCCCTCATCGACGGGGACAACGGGACGGTCGACACGCTGACCCGAGCGGCGTTGGACGACGGGATCGAAGCGCTGGAGGTGATGGACGACGGCCTGATCAACGGCATGAGCGTCGTGGGCATCAAGTTCCGGGAGAACTTCATCTTCGTGCCCGAGGTACTGGCCTGCGCCCGGGCCATGAAGGCCGGAATGGCCCACATCGAGCCCATTCTTTCGGCGTCGGGCATCGAACCGGTCGGCACCGTCATCATGGGCACGGTCAAGGGCGACCTCCACGACATCGGCAAGAACCTGTGCATCATGATGCTCCGCGGCGCCGGATTCGTGGTCCATGACCTCGGCGTCGACACCTCCGAAGACGAGTTCATGGACGCGGTGGAGGAACACGAAGCCCCCCTGCTGGGCATGTCGGCCCTGCTGACCACGACCATGCCCAACATGGGCAAGACCATCGACGCCTTCATCGACAACGACATGCGGGAGGACGTCAAGATCATGGTCGGCGGCGCGTCGGTGACGCAGGAGTTCGCCGATGACATGGGCGCCGACGGCACCGCCGAAGACGCGGTGGGATGCGTGGAACTGGCCCAGCGCCTCCTCGAAGAACTCAAGCAGGAACAGGAAGCCTGA